CTGTTAATCTGGAAAGGCAGGCCACCTCCATCTTGAGTTTGTGATCAGTTTGCGCCGTCAAGGCTCGTTGTGCAATGGGAAGGTCATTGTCACTCTGTGCTATGGGGAGCCACACCAGTTTGTCGATGCGTATTAAGAATGTAAAacttgctgggcaatggtggttgcactggaaagcagaggcaggacgatctctgtgaatttgaggctagcctggcctacagagtgagtttcagaatagccagggctacacaaagaaaccctgtcttgaaaaacggggaaggaaaaaaaaaaaggaatgtaaaACTTTCCCTGCTCTTTAACCCAGCGGATTCACATGTGAAATTCACTTTATTCTGAGTGGAAGCCAACTAAAATCATGAACACCTCAGTCAGGGTAGTGAGcaccacacacagaccacacacagctGCCGCAGCTTTGATTTTATTGCAGAGGCTGCATTCCGATGATCAATGGAGGAGAAATGGTGGCCATTACAGTTGGCATTTCTGCTTGTTCTCTATGAGAAGGACAAATGCCACACAATATACCATCTCATCAGCACCCAGCTACACAGGGAAAAGGACTTGCAGAATGGCAGCAGGCATCTTTGTGGTAGAGATATGCAttgatttatttaagtttttcagTCTTGCAGATTTTTATACGGTTAAACTTTGGAGCTTTTATAACCAGAAGTGGGTAAACAAACCTAAATAAAATTGCAGTTCCCTGAGGAACTAAGTGCTGGCGCGCCTGCTGTTGTGTGTGGCACGCCGTCACTACCTGCCGCCCCACCCTCTGCACTGGGCCGACATTCTAGGCCTGACATTTTCATCCACAGAGCTGGAGAGCCCCCAGGAGAGCGAGGTGAGACCAGGGCGGAGGGCTGCCCTGTTTGTTTCTCTCCCTAAGTTGCTGTGGATACCACAGTGTGGGGAGAGGCCTACAGAGCAGCAAGAGCCCCGAAAGGGACTCTTAAGGCCCGGGTGGGAGCTGCTTTGTGTACCGCACACTTGCTGCTCATCCATGGCCCCCAGAGTCCAACCGTGACTACACAGTGGAACCTTTTAAACAAACACTGCAGCCAGGGCTCACCCACATTCCAGTCGGCTGTTTTATGGTGGGCCTCCGTATCAGAGTTTTCCTTAGAAGTTCCCCAGCTGACTTAGGCATGAGAGGATGGGCAAGAACAGCTGGACTAGAGACGTCCGCTCCCCGCTCCCTCCATCCCCACATGCTGGTGGTTCTTCTTCCAGGACACGGACACACGTGCGGCCACATCCAGCACTTGGGCGGTCAGCTGATGGCCCGAGAGCAAGCCTTCCCACTAGGCTGAGTTGAGCCATCTCCTTCCTAGCCCGTCAGTCAGCTTGTTGATGTTTGGCAGCCAAGGACGTGGTGCTTCCTTACTTCCCGACACTCTGCTCTGTCTTTCTACTTACAGGGTGTGCAGATTATAGTGTTCCCAGAAGATGGCATCCATGGGTTCAACTTCACAAGAACATCCATCTACCCATTCTTGGACTTCATGCCATCTCCCAGGCTGGTCAGGTGGAACCCCTGTCTGGAGCCCTTTCGGTTCAATGACACGGAGGTAGGTGAGAGGACTCGTATGCTGAGCAGAACCGGATCCTTGGCCAAAAGCCACAGCATGCTGCCTGAGGTCTGAAGGAGGTCTGGGCTCCAAACCACAGAACCCAAACGCCCCAGGCCCTGTGTTAACTAATATAGGACATTACTCAGGTGCCGGGCTTTTCACTGGTGAATTACACAAGAAACACACGCAAACTGAAACATATTAAGCAAGTCaagttcaaacaaaacaaaacactaaaagtTCAGCTcagcactgcctggccctcatCCACTGGCTTTTCTGGAAGCTTCCTTCCAACAGTGGTGTGCTGTGCTTTTTCTCCCCTTGACCTCCGGCCAAGCAGGAGACAAGctcccttcttttcctgcttGCTATTTTAAGCACTGCTTCAGTGAGCATcctgtatgtatatttttgtaaGCATGTTCAAATTTTCCTGCAAAACTCTTGGAAATGGAATTTAATtagtttaattaatatttaatgaaTTTTTCAAATAGTAAATTTCGGGGTTAAAAGATGTTTGTCTCACTTTACATACCTCCAGTACTAACTTGTGAGCCTGTTTTTCTGCCCTTGGGTCAACATTAGATGCAGTACTTCCTTGAGCTTTTGCCATTCTAACAAAGGTGAAGACTTGGCTCCCTGAATTTACATTTTGTCGTCACTATTGAGTTTAGTTGCAGGTGCCTCTTACGTTTGTCCCGTGAATCACCTGTTCATAGCCTTTGTACACTCTCACAAGTGTTTTCCCACTGACTTATGATAGCTGTTTATATATGACAGACACAAAACAGGAACTTCTTTACTGAAATATGATCCAAAAGGCAGtgtttaaacttattttatttattgtccaCCCCAGGTCCTCCAGCGCCTGAGTTGTATGGCCATCAAGGGACAGATGTTCTTGGTGGCCAATCTTGGAACAAAACAGCCTTGCCTTCGCAGTGACCCCAGGTGCCCAGATGACGGGAGGTACCAGTTTAATACAGATGTGGTGTTCAGCCACAATGGAACCCTTGTTGCCCGCTACCGTAAGCACAACCTGTACTTTGAGGCGGCCTTTGATACCCCTGCTCACGTGGACCTCGTCACCTTTGATACCCCCTTTGCGGGCCAGTTTGGCATGTTCACTTGCTTTGACATCCTGTTCTTTGAGCCCGCCATCCAACTCCTCAGAGACTCGGAGGTGAAGCACATTGTGTACCCCACGGCCTGGATGAACCAGCTGCCGCTCTTGGCAGCCATTGAAATCCAGAAAGCATTTGCCACTGCCTTTGGTGTCAGTGTTCTGGCAGCTAACATCCACCATCCAACTCTGGGGATGACTGGCAGTGGCATCCACACCCCTCTGAAGTCCTTTTGGTACCATGACATGGACAACCCCGAAGGCCACCTTATAATTGCCCAAGTAGCCACAAACCCCCTGGGACTTGTTGGGATAGAGAATGCAACTAGTGAAACGGACCCATCCCATAGTAAGTTCTTAAAAATGCTGGCTGGTGACCTGTCCTGTGAGAAGGACGCCCAGGAAGTGCACTGTGAGGAGGCTGCCAAGTGGAACATGAACACACCACCTACTTTCCACTCAGAGATGATGTACGACAACTTCACCCTGGTGCCTGTCTGGGGAAAGGAAGGCTATGTCCAGGTCTGCTCCAACAGTCTCTGTTGTCACTTACTCTACGAGAGGCCCACCGTGTCCGAAGAGCTGTACGCCCTGGGTGTCTTTGATGGGCTCCACACGGTACACGGCACTTACTACATTCAAGTCTGTGCCCTGGTCAAGTGTGGGGGCCTCGGCTTTGACACTTGTGGGCAGGAGATCTCAGAGGCACAGGGCCTGTTTGACTTTCACCTGTGGGGGAACTTCAGCACTTCCTATATCTTTCCTCTGTTCCTCACCTCAGGGATGACTCTGGATACCCCTGACCAGCTCGGGTGGGAAAATGACCACTATTTCTTGAGGAAGAGTGGACTGTCCTCTGGTCTGGTGACAGCCGCTCTCTATGGGCGGTTGTATGAGAGGGACTAGAAAAAGTGTGTGGTCAGTGGAGTGGGCTGTGCCAGCCTGCCTTTCTACAGGACCGTCTCTACCCAGAGGGTGGAAAGCCACCTCCGTGGCACTGGGTTCCACCCTCGGTCCCACTCTGGGAATTGTAAGAAGATGGGAGAGGcagttccttcttcctttctacaTAATGACAGACATTTTGTGGTATTTTCTATTCACACTCTTTTTCAAACCACACCTTCTTCCTACTACGCAATTAGTTTTAAATGCTAAAATAACAAATAGACATAAGTTGCTACTTTACAATCCCACAGAGccctggttgttttttttttttctttctgttttgttctttcattGTTGATCTAGTGACACAGTGTCCACATTCTCCAAGCCTCAAACActttctgtggtaaaaaacaGACTCTCGAAGCAAAAGCTGTGAAAAGGGCTGCCATGGTGAACCATCCTGTTCTGGTCAACAGGGACTCTGTTCGGATGCGGTGGCAAAGTCAGAGCTACCAGCAGTGGCAGAAATGTAGCCCTAGAAACAGCAGGGAGGCGAGGCTTTCTTGCAGGCGCCTTGCTGTCCTGGATGGCTGTGTAGGCAGGCTTGGAATCTCTGCAGGAATGCGGTGCtgtggaagtggggaggggggctggaAAATGTTGAGCAAGGCCAGGCTAGGAAAGCATGAGTAATAGAATTATTCCTCCAAAGCGTCTCATCCAGGGATTCCAGAGGCCTTAGCCAATCGATTTA
The sequence above is drawn from the Chionomys nivalis chromosome 5, mChiNiv1.1, whole genome shotgun sequence genome and encodes:
- the Btd gene encoding biotinidase isoform X1, translated to MNRRPRPMPSRFMVCIMSGFRTTPAVFLLGCCALALGLGSGSLEHREAKHYIAAVYEHRSVLSPNPLELTSRQQALELMNQNLDIYEQQVMAAAQKGVQIIVFPEDGIHGFNFTRTSIYPFLDFMPSPRLVRWNPCLEPFRFNDTEVLQRLSCMAIKGQMFLVANLGTKQPCLRSDPRCPDDGRYQFNTDVVFSHNGTLVARYRKHNLYFEAAFDTPAHVDLVTFDTPFAGQFGMFTCFDILFFEPAIQLLRDSEVKHIVYPTAWMNQLPLLAAIEIQKAFATAFGVSVLAANIHHPTLGMTGSGIHTPLKSFWYHDMDNPEGHLIIAQVATNPLGLVGIENATSETDPSHSKFLKMLAGDLSCEKDAQEVHCEEAAKWNMNTPPTFHSEMMYDNFTLVPVWGKEGYVQVCSNSLCCHLLYERPTVSEELYALGVFDGLHTVHGTYYIQVCALVKCGGLGFDTCGQEISEAQGLFDFHLWGNFSTSYIFPLFLTSGMTLDTPDQLGWENDHYFLRKSGLSSGLVTAALYGRLYERD
- the Btd gene encoding biotinidase isoform X2, which encodes MPSPRLVRWNPCLEPFRFNDTEVLQRLSCMAIKGQMFLVANLGTKQPCLRSDPRCPDDGRYQFNTDVVFSHNGTLVARYRKHNLYFEAAFDTPAHVDLVTFDTPFAGQFGMFTCFDILFFEPAIQLLRDSEVKHIVYPTAWMNQLPLLAAIEIQKAFATAFGVSVLAANIHHPTLGMTGSGIHTPLKSFWYHDMDNPEGHLIIAQVATNPLGLVGIENATSETDPSHSKFLKMLAGDLSCEKDAQEVHCEEAAKWNMNTPPTFHSEMMYDNFTLVPVWGKEGYVQVCSNSLCCHLLYERPTVSEELYALGVFDGLHTVHGTYYIQVCALVKCGGLGFDTCGQEISEAQGLFDFHLWGNFSTSYIFPLFLTSGMTLDTPDQLGWENDHYFLRKSGLSSGLVTAALYGRLYERD